In a single window of the Fusarium falciforme chromosome 3, complete sequence genome:
- a CDS encoding UBC core domain-containing protein, with amino-acid sequence MASKAANKRLTREYKAISENPPPYITAHPSESNILEWHYIITGPEDTPYHGGQYWGTLMFPPNYPFAPPAIRMHTPSGRFQPSTRLCLSISDFHPKSFNPAWEVSTILIGLLSFMTSEEMTTGSVSSTAAERRYLAARSRWWNSTGNGSNAKSNPANKGNVKAGDGGAKFRAEWPEVDTENWEWMKKNKVDPLTGNRLDADNNGSCRPQLGISGTSGHQAQAVVDVVNQQRDAGTGWIYRNKLVVAGAAIFIYVLIARLVRGDA; translated from the exons ATGGCTAGTAAGGCTGCAAACAAGCGT TTGACACGCGAATACAAAGCCATCTCCGAGAACCCACCGCCTTACATCACTGCTCATCCTTCAGAGTCAAACATCCTCGA ATGGCACTACATCATCACTGGTCCTGAGGATACACCCTATCATGGGGGACAATACTGGGGTACTCTGATGTTCCCTCCGAACTATCCGTTTGCGCCGCCCGCCATTCGAATGCACACTCCTTCTGGCCGATTCCAACCTTCAACGCGACTATGCCTGTCCATCTCCGACTTTCACCCCAAATCTTTTAATCCCGCATGGGAGGTTTCCACCATCCTAATCGGATTGCTGTCTTTCATGACGAGCGAAGAGATGACGACTGGTTCCGTTTCTAGTACAGCGGCCGAACGACGATATCTCGCAGCGCGATCGCGTTGGTGGAATTCGACCGGCAACGGCTCTAACGCTAAGAGCAATCCCGCCAACAAGGGCAACGTCAAGGCCGGCGATGGTGGTGCCAAGTTCCGAGCTGAGTGGCCCGAGGTGGATACCGAGAACTGGGagtggatgaagaagaacaaggtcgACCCCCTTACGGGCAACCGATTAGACGCCGACAACAATGGATCATGCCGACCTCAGCTGGGCATCTCTGGTACTAGCGGACACCAGGCCCAAGCTGTTGTGGACGTGGTCAACCAGCAGCGAGATGCCGGAACAGGGTGGATATACCGGAACAAGCTCGTCGTAGCTGGAgcggccatcttcatctacGTCCTCATCGCCCGACTTGTGAGGGGCGATGCGTAA
- a CDS encoding NmrA domain-containing protein, translated as MLVLIAGATGDLGQRLANAAIARGAQVRGLGRNPSKLPSTLLQKLESFVQSENYYDIPAIEEGLTGVDAVICAYSTDPTLYLDGSLLLLRAAERKGVNIFVAPTWNSNWTNISYGDFPIYNSLMAFADHAAMTSTVRPVYFINGAFAEYTLVPDQGPLRKNGESLEYHYWGNVHEQKTPWTAMDDAAAWTIEVLLTDEGVRAGKGGYFKFYSGMNSAVELVNTYESVSGTEIKFVCDGTAEDLEKALEKAKEEEVKVDFFESLHLAWSKIALRGLWQIHDPIVLDHAKKPTTFEEHLKKRLGKE; from the coding sequence ATGCTGGTTCTAATCGCGGGGGCCACTGGTGACCTTGGACAACGGCTAGCCAACGCCGCCATCGCTCGAGGGGCCCAAGTCAGAGGCCTGGGGCGTAATCCTTCGAAACTCCCTTCAACCCTGCTTCAGAAGCTCGAATCATTCGTTCAGTCCGAAAACTACTACGACATCCCAGCAATCGAAGAAGGGCTCACGGGGGTAGACGCCGTCATATGCGCCTATTCGACCGATCCAACTCTCTACCTTGATGGTAGTCTCCTTCTCCTACGCGCTGCAGAGCGAAAAGGAGTCAACATCTTTGTAGCTCCAACATGGAACAGCAACTGGACCAACATATCTTACGGCGACTTTCCGATATACAACAGCCTCATGGCATTTGCCGATCACGCAGCAATGACAAGCACCGTGCGCCCAGTCTACTTCATCAACGGCGCCTTTGCAGAATACACCCTCGTCCCGGACCAGGGGCCACTGCGCAAGAATGGCGAATCGCTCGAGTATCACTACTGGGGAAACGTACACGAGCAGAAAACACCTTGGACTGCCATGGACGATGCAGCAGCGTGGACGATTGAGGTATTGCTGACGGATGAAGGTGTGAGAGCTGGAAAGGGGGGATACTTCAAGTTTTACTCTGGGATGAACTCGGCGGTAGAGCTCGTCAACACTTATGAAAGTGTAAGTGGGACGGAGATCAAGTTTGTCTGTGACGGGACCGCAGAAGATCTGGAAAAGGCACTGGAGAAGgcaaaggaagaggaagtgAAAGTGGACTTTTTCGAATCTCTCCATCTCGCTTGGAGCAAGATTGCTCTTCGAGGTTTATGGCAAATCCATGACCCGATCGTGCTGGATCATGCCAAGAAGCCAACAACGTTTGAAGAGCACTTGAAAAAGCGTCTCGGGAAAGAATAG
- a CDS encoding Zn(2)-C6 fungal-type domain-containing protein, translating to MDQQIQDDDSPGHNDEKEGVTEFLLACDRCRRRKVKCSRGQPCEQCTTAGASCAYTLGLKSRVRRQRVTLANDIEKSVDHIARTVDELKIMVEDLSKQRPSCPSPAQEAPASSSRGIITPAASLLTSSQHRPASVQTLGASPASAPTVPPTEYNGESSPFAHVLFATAFFQNAVGNSSSFHVTTEMGPVIQTLNSIANAQKQTNDPVEVLFPYARPLEDGRKPSSFPSPPLDSVFACLKMAQESNKVDAMWIAEFENLSHFTEYAIKACGPGPSSEEEIIIANAGLYWLFLECASVADDEATVLDFEAQATLCRENLETALAHLGFHIKSTLDTAYALSMAATYCLQTMKTSAAWGFIVTASHICQALGLHRATNLSPEPPVQQRRKLRLFWAVYCSDRWIALRIGRSSSFRDNDITVPRPQRNPGPDLLINRLLPVWIEVGFLQGRIYDDVYSPGAFLQPEHVRYARSRALLSEIHGLMEAEDAIEKENEAQFAAAGQPILTQILWRSDRISNLSMLTLVYRSLPPAEYSKSSFSEECISSCREALEEHQQCMALIESDGAKTAFIELFIGWSLLRSPFIPFTILFCHIIESSNASDFGALKRFIDASEGTTYTARHPSTRNQLRLFQALYNVAVRFINLKQDSLSGEGALPNTDSHSVAGTSSIPTTGTFVPDAMDYSSAAPEIQGAVTEAATLQPGEDQLFANHGAQFDSSGGLLANWFISNQEIMKMLENS from the exons ATGGATCAGCAAATTCAAGATGACGACAGCCCGGGACATAACGATGAAAAGGAGGGCGTGACGGAGTTCTTGCTTGCT TGCGACCGATGCCGTCGGAGAAAG GTGAAATGTAGTCGAGGTCAACCCTGTGAGCAATGCACCACAGCGGGAGCATCATGCGCCTATACCCTAGGCCTCAAGTCGAGAGTTCGCAGGCAACGAGTCACACTCGCCAACGACAT CGAGAAAAGTGTTGACCATATCGCTCGGACTGTGGATGAGCTGAAAATCATGGTGGAAGATCTCAGCAAACAACGTCCCTCATGTCCATCACCAGCACAAGAGGCGCCTGCGTCATCATCCAGAGGAATTATTACCCCGGCAGCCTCACTCCTGACATCCTCTCAACATCGACCAGCATCTGTTCAGACCCTCGGTGCAAGCCCAGCCAGTGCACCCACGGTACCGCCGACCGAGTACAATGGCGAGTCGTCTCCATTCGCACATGTCCTGTTCGCCACTGCCTTTTTCCAGAACGCCGTTGGGAACAGCTCCTCATTTCATGTCACTACGGAGATGGGTCCAGTAATACAAACCCTGAACAGCATCGCCAATGCCCAAAAACAAACCAACGATCCTGTTGAAGTGCTCTTCCCTTATGCCAGGCCGCTGGAAGACGGAAGAAAGCCCTCATCATTCCCGTCTCCGCCACTCGACAGCGTTTTCGCATGCCTAAAAATGGCCCAAG AAAGCAACAAGGTCGACGCCATGTGGATCGCCGAGTTCGAAAATCTCAGTCATTTCACCGAATATGCGATCAAGGCCTGTGGTCCTGGCCCCTCatctgaggaggagatcaTTATCGCGAACGCTGGCCTGTATTGGTTGTTCCTCGAATGTGCCAGTGTGGCCGATGACGAAGCGACTGTGCTTGATTTCGAAGCTCAGGCGACCTTGTGCCGAGAAAACCTCGAGACAGCCTTGGCTCATCTCGGATTTCATATAAAAAGCACCCTAGACACAGCATACGCCCTCAGCATGGCT GCAACCTATTGTCTTCAGACGATGAAAACATCTGCCGCATGGGGTTTCATCGTCACAGCATCCCACATTTGCCAGGCCCTCGGTCTGCACCGCGCGACAAACCTCTCTCCTGAACCTCCGGTCCAGCAACGGAGGAAGCTCCGGTTGTTCTGGGCGGTATATTGCTCGGATAGGTGGATCGCTTTGCGCATCGGACGATCGTCGTCATTCCGAGATAATGATATAACTGTCCCTCGGCCACAGCGAAATCCCGGGCCCGACCTATTGATAAACAGGCTGCTGCCTGTATGGATCGAGGTTGGGTTTTTGCAGGGGCGGATATACGACGACGTGTACAGCCCTGGGGCTTTCCTACAGCCTGAGCATGTTAGATATGCTCGGTCACGCGCCCTTCTCTCAGAAATTCACGGGCTCATGGAGGCTGAAGATGCAATTGAG AAAGAGAATGAGGCACAGTTTGCGGCAGCCGGCCAACCAATTCTTACTCAGATTCTATGGCGATCAGACCGTATTTCGAACTTGAGCATGCTGACACTGGTCTATCGAAGCCTCCCTCCTGCCGAATACTCAAAGTCATCCTTCTCGGAGGAGTGCATCAGTAGCTGCAGGGAGGCTCTAGAGGAACACCAACAGTGCATGGCCCTGATAGAGAGTGACGGTGCAAAGACGGCCTTTATTGAACTTTTCATTGGCTG GTCCCTGCTACGGTCGCCCTTCATACCCTTCACAATCCTCTTCTGCCACATCATTGAGTCTTCAAACGCATCCGACTTCGGCGCTTTGAAGAGATTTATCGACGCCAGTGAGGGAACAACGTACACTGCGCGCCATCCCTCAACCCGGAATCAACTGCGACTTTTCCAGGCATTGTACAATGTGGCGGTTCGATTTATAAACCTCAAACAGGACAGTCTATCAGGAGAGGGCGCTTTGCCGAATACCGACAGTCACAGTGTCGCAGGCACTTCCTCCATTCCCACCACAGGGACTTTCGTGCCTGATGCGATGGACTACAGTTCAGCAGCTCCCGAGATTCAGGGGGCGGTAACAGAGGCAGCCACATTACAACCAGGGGAGGATCAGTTATTTGCCAATCATGGAGCACAATTTGACTCGTCAGGGGGCCTGTTAGCGAACTGGTTCATAAGCAATCAGGAGATCATGAAGATGCTCGAGAATAGCTAG
- a CDS encoding AMP-binding domain-containing protein, whose amino-acid sequence MASTVPPSIETPDQQVQISEVFGSLVPDLHLTLWDLFLNAATLHPHQDAIVSLWQPCDSSADTLRHAPDGSDVSYLRWSYSQLRDKAQRLAESLQTLGCLPGMRLAVVLCNSAEWGLFFWAAAKLQMAFVPIDATVVQDSKATIISVRPHVVVVQDAKSATALDLSKTFLSEPSLCILCTGEDVDGWVKLCDVSTVQHQADSASISNATDSIEDHGNDDQAALIVFTSGTTGEPKGCWHTTHNLVSQCCDFDPEVNTMGPLRWLVHTPVSHIFAINNSLRAWRWGGTAVFPSRTFNVDATLDALVREQCSVMSATPTLVKALMAHPSFPAVEKLDLRIVTIGGTFIGPEDIRLCRQGLGAKCAIQVYGMSEGAPLITWQRTDPDLVDGWHPGVGKVLPGAAARICRPRTREILPRLEIGELHIGGTSVIAKYLNKDNDSAMYQDETGSWMMTGDQARMDDKGVIYILGRYKDLIIRGGENIYPAKIEQKLQELDGLQVQVVGVPDDLAGQVPVAIVILPEGVTTAQVSEKARSADSRYALDEVYTLEELDLKTFPATALGKVKKQELKRRVLELRQKSQSQEPQPKTKAPSQSLIDKLLDIWYKLTGARPTITESVKYLADSITLLRYCDNVLRACGQRLYLQDFAENDTVEKQANLLLSREMQQLRLGITSNTPTPSKPLNKPHLPPSPRQDQALPKDTKIFTAARKAAIHAGLSASDIEDILPIRDSMHRTAIGPRPQSYHSRIVFRVVGNVGQQEQIRRAVERALASRPMLRTIVFPGSDGAPFHAVLSPGDALFGEIVREVDVDSEDEAWKRFKDDTAQGHSSPFMFQSELIKTNSGEIYLCFTFNHSVIDALSLTQWHHELDRWIQDINVNMPALTPYRLFSDLFSQYEESEPAQKSVSFQVKRLRGISRFNRALWPPQRAPGMMICNDEGGPHKKERSIIRDRVWSGEWDTRAHEFQYPRSGRVVALPGLASMKERYGIHPSLFAKSAIILFNVLQTGSSHALLNVWESGRSWPFVPSWMEKLLPPAMSIDGPTVQWILNMAEVVRNETLLEFLQRMGFEQEQVREHEHVPWNKVVQALRDEGDAAVEASFRQAFVWDVSIAMSLARGDQTDFSTLEPIARYDWPDCGFFWNAFMIDSVTLYFIASWDTAQMNDIEVDGHCDSLSDVMRKLADEHNLEKSVGEVFSI is encoded by the exons atggcgtCGACTGTCCCACCATCCATCGAGACACCAGACCAGCAAGTGCAGATCTCAGAGGTCTTTGGCAGCCTTGTTCCCGACTTGCATCTGACCCTCTGGGACCTGTTCCTCAATGCAGCCACTCTACACCCGCACCAGGACGCCATTGTCTCTCTGTGGCAGCCATGTGATTCTTCCGCAGATACCCTCCGTCATGCCCCAGATGGCAGTGACGTCTCATACCTCAGATGGTCTTACTCTCAACTCAGGGACAAGGCACAGCGTCTTGCAGAGTCTCTTCAGACCTTGGGCTGTCTCCCGGGCATGCGACTGGCCGTTGTACTATGTAACTCGGCCGAGTGGGGTCTTTTCTTCTGGGCGGCGGCCAAGCTTCAGATGGCGTTTGTGCCCATCGATGCAACCGTTGTCCAAGACTCCAAGGCTACGATCATTTCCGTTCGTCCACATGTGGTTGTGGTACAAGACGCAAAGAGCGCAACAGCCCTAGATTTGTCCAAGACATTTCTCTCAGAGCCAAGTCTCTGCATCTTATGCACGGGAGAAGATGTTGACGGGTGGGTTAAGCTATGTGATGTTTCGACTGTTCAACATCAGGCCGACTCAGCTTCCATCTCCAATGCTACAGACAGCATTGAAGATCATGGCAACGACGACCAAGCAGCTTTGATCGTCTTCACCAGCGGAACAACCGGCGAGCCAAAAGGATGCTGGCACACAACCCACAACCTTGTATCCCAATGCTGCGACTTTGACCCAGAGGTCAACACCATGGGACCGCTGAGGTGGCTCGTCCACACGCCCGTCTCACACATCTTTGCTATCAACAACTCCCTCCGCGCATGGCGCTGGGGTGGCACGGCCGTGTTCCCCTCGAGGACCTTCAACGTCGACGCGACCCTCGACGCCCTCGTTCGGGAGCAGTGCTCCGTCATGTCAGCGACTCCCACGTTGGTCAAGGCTCTGATGGCGCACCCTTCATTTCCGGCCGTTGAGAAGCTGGATCTGAGGATTGTTACTATTGGAGGGACCTTTATTGGGCCTGAGGATATACGTCTATGTCGTCAGGGGCTCGGCGCCAAGTGTGCCATTCAAGTGTATGGGATGAGTGAGGGAGCTCCTCTTATTACATGGCAAAGAACAGACCCTGATCTAGTTGATGGCTGGCATCCAGGGGTTGGAAAGGTTCTCCCCGGTGCTGCTGCGAGGATTTGCAGACCTAGAACAAGGGAGATACTACCTCGATTAGAGATTGGGGAATTGCATATTGGCGGGACATCTGTCATTGCAAAGTACCTGAACAAGGATAATGACAGCGCCATGTACCAGGATGAAACGGGGTCCTGGATGATGACGGGAGATCAAGCACGAATGGATGATAAGGGTGTGATATATATCCTTGGTCGATACAAGGACCTCATCATTAGAGGGGGAGAGAACATCTACCCTGCAAAGATTGAACAGAAGCTGCAAGAGCTCGACGGCTTGCAG GTCCAAGTTGTTGGAGTACCTGATGATCTTGCGGGTCAAGTACCAGTCGCCATTGTCATCCTGCCTGAAGGCGTTACCACGGCTCAAGTGAGCGAAAAGGCCAGAAGCGCAGATTCAAGATACGCCCTGGATGAAGTCTACACTCTTGAGGAACTTGATCTCAAGACATTTCCGGCAACGGCCCTCGGAAAAGTAAAGAAGCAAGAGTTGAAGAGGAGAGTTCTGGAGCTCCGTCAGAAGAGCCAATCACAGGAACCACAGCCCAAAACCAAAGCACCTTCACAATCACTTAtcgacaagctcctcgatATCTGGTACAAGTTGACGGGGGCTCGTCCGACTATCACCGAGAGTGTCAAGTATCTGGCTGACAGCATCACTCTACTACGCTACTGTGATAACGTCTTACGTGCTTGCGGCCAGCGGCTTTACTTGCAAGACTTTGCAGAGAACGACACAGTTGAGAAGCAAGCGAATCTCCTCCTATCTCGAGAAATGCAACAGCTTCGTCTTGGTATCACCTCCAACACTCCAACACCATCCAAGCCCCTCAACAAGCCACACCTACCCCCATCCccaagacaagaccaagCCCTCCCAAAAGACACCAAAATCTTCACCGCAGCTCGAAAAGCCGCCATCCACGCCGGTCTCTCAGCCTCGGACATTGAAGACATCCTCCCCATCAGGGACTCGATGCACCGGACGGCCATTGGGCCGCGCCCGCAGTCCTACCACAGCCGCATCGTCTTCCGCGTCGTCGGTAACGTTGGGCAGCAGGAACAGATTCGGCGCGCCGTCGAGAGGGCGCTGGCTTCGCGGCCTATGCTGAGGACCATTGTGTTCCCTGGTTCCGATGGGGCACCGTTTCACGCTGTGCTTTCACCTGGTGATGCGCTGTTTGGGGAGATTGTTCGcgaggttgatgttgattCGGAAGATGAAGCTTGGAAGCGATTTAAAGACGACACGGCGCAAGGTCATTCATCGCCTTTTATGTTTCAAAGTGAATTGATCAAGACCAATTCAGGAGAGATCTATCTCTGCTTCACTTTTAACCACTCTGTCATCGACGCCCTCTCCCTCACCCAATGGCACCACGAGCTGGATCGTTGGATCCAGGACATCAACGTCAACATGCCTGCTCTTACTCCCTACAGACTCTTTTCGGATCTGTTCAGTCAGTACGAGGAGAGCGAGCCTGCGCAAAAGAGCGTCTCCTTCCAAGTCAAGCGCCTCCGAGGCATCTCACGCTTCAATCGCGCTTTGTGGCCGCCTCAAAGAGCACCCGGCATGATGATATGCAATGATGAGGGCGGGCCACATAAGAAAGAGCGTTCTATAATACGTGATAGAGTGTGGTCTGGCGAATGGGACACGCGCGCTCACGAGTTCCAGTATCCTCGCTCTGGCCGTGTTGTTGCTCTGCCGGGCCTCGCTAGCATGAAGGAGAGGTATGGCATACACCCATCTCTCTTTGCAAAGAGTGCAATAATTCTCTTCAACGTGTTACAAACTGGCTCGTCTCATGCTTTGCTCAACGTTTGGGAAAGCGGGCGCTCTTGGCCATTCGTCCCTAGTTGGATGGAGAAGCTTCTCCCACCAGCAATGAGCATTGATGGCCCAACCGTTCAATGGATACTGAACATGGCTGAAGTTGTCCGCAACGAGACACTATTAGAGTTTCTGCAACGGATGGGCTTTGAGCAAGAACAGGTCAGGGAACATGAACATGTCCCTTGGAACAAGGTTGTTCAGGCTCTTAGAGACGAAGGTGATGCTGCCGTCGAAGCGTCCTTCAGACAGGCATTTGTCTGGGATGTCTCCATAGCTATGAGCCTGGCACGCGGAGATCAGACAGATTTTTCTACTCTTGAGCCGATCGCTCGTTACGACTGGCCAGACTG CGGATTCTTTTGGAACGCCTTCATGATCGACTCTGTAACCTTGTATTTCATTGCTTCGTGGGACACAGCACAGATGAATGATATCGAGGTTGACGGACACTGCGACTCCTTGTCTGATGTGATGCGCAAGCTGGCGGATGAGCATAATTTGGAGAAGAGTGTAGGTGAAGTCTTTTCTATCTGA